The following proteins are encoded in a genomic region of Rubrobacter xylanophilus DSM 9941:
- a CDS encoding methylenetetrahydrofolate reductase, producing MVADLLQHIRYEVIPLAGTEEAVERWLISRRAEEQKKTTITITASPTRGIEPTIALTERLGAKARRRGGEPSSLCVVPHLSARLIEDEHHLEEIVARLKEAGVEEVFVIGGDAKEPRGRFHDALGLLEALEELGRPFERVGIAGYPEGHPSIERAELERALRKKALYASYVVSQLCFEAKKVLLWARRVRELGVGLPVVVGVAAPIDPKRLAGVAAKIGIGDSARFLRKQRAKSLLRLLSPGRRRSALSLVYEPGGFLEELVEEGSREGFFASSGGTDEGGGMISGLHLYTFNDLQRTLEWVREEKRSRG from the coding sequence GTGGTGGCCGATCTCCTGCAACATATCCGCTACGAGGTCATCCCGCTGGCGGGCACAGAAGAGGCGGTGGAGCGCTGGCTCATCTCCCGAAGAGCAGAAGAGCAGAAGAAGACCACCATCACCATAACCGCCTCCCCCACACGGGGCATAGAGCCGACGATCGCCCTCACAGAGAGGCTTGGCGCAAAAGCAAGAAGAAGAGGAGGAGAGCCTTCATCTCTTTGCGTTGTGCCGCACCTCTCTGCGAGGCTCATAGAAGACGAGCATCACCTCGAAGAGATCGTGGCGCGCCTCAAGGAGGCGGGGGTTGAGGAGGTGTTTGTCATAGGGGGGGATGCGAAGGAGCCAAGGGGGCGCTTCCATGACGCCTTGGGGCTCCTCGAAGCGCTCGAGGAGCTGGGCAGGCCCTTTGAGCGGGTGGGGATAGCCGGCTACCCCGAAGGGCACCCCTCCATAGAGCGGGCAGAGCTTGAGCGGGCGCTCCGGAAGAAAGCCCTCTATGCCAGCTACGTGGTAAGCCAGCTCTGCTTTGAGGCAAAGAAGGTGCTTTTGTGGGCAAGGAGGGTAAGAGAGCTTGGGGTTGGGCTGCCCGTGGTTGTGGGGGTTGCCGCGCCCATAGACCCGAAGAGGCTTGCAGGCGTAGCGGCGAAGATAGGCATAGGGGACTCGGCCAGGTTTCTGAGAAAGCAGCGGGCGAAGTCCTTGCTGAGGCTGCTTTCTCCGGGCAGAAGGAGGAGCGCCCTCTCGCTGGTGTACGAGCCGGGAGGGTTTTTGGAGGAGCTTGTTGAGGAGGGGAGCAGGGAGGGGTTCTTTGCCTCTTCTGGGGGCACAGACGAAGGGGGAGGGATGATAAGCGGGCTACACCTCTACACCTTCAACGACCTGCAGAGGACCCTCGAGTGGGTGCGCGAAGAGAAGAGGAGCCGGGGATAG
- the pcaC gene encoding 4-carboxymuconolactone decarboxylase encodes MSDPAYERGLRVRREVLGDAHVDRALASATDFTADFQDFITRYAWGEVWTRPGLDRKTRSCMTMTALIAAGRLDELEMHVRAALRIGLTPDEIKEVILHSAIYCGVPAANSAFAVAQRAISGQEDPGG; translated from the coding sequence GTGAGCGACCCCGCCTACGAGAGGGGCCTCCGCGTCCGGAGGGAGGTGCTCGGCGACGCGCACGTGGACCGGGCGCTCGCCTCGGCGACGGACTTCACCGCCGACTTCCAGGACTTCATCACCCGCTACGCCTGGGGGGAGGTCTGGACCCGCCCCGGCCTGGACCGCAAGACCCGCAGCTGCATGACCATGACCGCGCTCATCGCCGCGGGCCGTCTGGACGAGCTGGAGATGCACGTCCGGGCCGCCCTCAGGATCGGGCTGACCCCCGACGAGATAAAGGAGGTCATCCTCCACAGCGCCATCTACTGCGGCGTCCCGGCCGCCAACTCCGCCTTCGCCGTCGCCCAGCGCGCCATCTCCGGCCAGGAAGACCCCGGCGGCTGA
- the pcaD gene encoding 3-oxoadipate enol-lactonase, protein MTVELHHVVEGPADAPVLVLSSSLGTTHRMWDPQVPALRERFRLVRYDHRGHGSSPVPPGPYSIAELGQDVLAMLDGLGVERFSFCGLSLGGMVGMWVASEVPERVERLVLCCTSALLGPRELWDERARVARSEGMEALVEGVVERWFTPALHQERPEDVERAKRMLAATPPEGYAGCCEAIREMDLRDRLGRIQAPTLVISGSDDPATPPEHGERLREAIPEARTVVIERAAHLANIERPEPFARALLEHLSPVLEGRSS, encoded by the coding sequence ATGACGGTAGAGCTGCATCACGTCGTGGAGGGGCCGGCGGACGCCCCGGTCCTGGTGCTCTCCAGCTCGCTGGGGACGACGCACCGGATGTGGGACCCGCAGGTCCCCGCGCTCAGGGAGCGCTTCAGGCTCGTGCGCTACGACCACCGGGGGCACGGGAGTTCCCCGGTGCCGCCCGGCCCGTACTCCATCGCGGAGCTCGGCCAGGACGTGCTCGCCATGCTCGACGGGCTCGGCGTGGAGCGCTTCTCCTTCTGCGGCCTCTCGCTCGGGGGGATGGTGGGGATGTGGGTCGCGAGCGAGGTCCCGGAGCGGGTGGAGCGGCTCGTTCTCTGCTGCACCTCGGCCCTGCTCGGCCCGAGGGAGCTGTGGGACGAACGGGCGCGGGTGGCCCGGAGCGAGGGGATGGAGGCGCTGGTGGAGGGCGTCGTGGAGCGCTGGTTCACCCCCGCCCTCCACCAGGAGCGCCCCGAGGACGTGGAGCGGGCGAAGCGCATGCTGGCCGCAACGCCCCCCGAGGGCTACGCCGGGTGCTGCGAGGCCATAAGGGAGATGGACCTCAGAGACCGGCTGGGCAGGATACAGGCCCCCACCCTGGTGATCTCGGGCTCCGACGACCCCGCCACCCCTCCGGAGCACGGCGAGCGCCTCAGGGAGGCCATCCCGGAAGCCCGGACGGTGGTCATAGAGCGGGCGGCGCACCTGGCCAACATCGAGCGGCCCGAGCCCTTTGCCCGCGCCCTGCTGGAGCACCTCTCCCCGGTGCTGGAGGGGAGGTCGTCGTGA
- the pcaB gene encoding 3-carboxy-cis,cis-muconate cycloisomerase — protein sequence MSGELFGPIFVPERFREAVSGGAWLRAMLEAEGALARAGARAGVVPPEAAEEISRRCRELELDPEELGERGRAAGNPVPALVKELTAAVPGEAARHVHRGATSQDITDTAAMLISREALGLILRELDGVCAACARLAEEHRETLVAGRTLLQQALPTTFGLKAAGWLVAALEARRVLREARERGLAAQLGGAAGTLASLGERGTRVLREYARLLALPEPALPWHAARFRVAELGGALALAAGTLHKVALDVILMAQTEVGEAAEPSGGGRGGSSTLPHKRNPILSVVASANARRVQDLARTLYGSLAQEHERAAGAWHAEWEALSGALALTGGAAAAVREALEGLEVRPGRMAENLAVTEGLILAENVTTLAAERLGRLEAHELVEAACRRVAEGGGTLREEILAEPRLREALSEEEIEGALDPARYLGAADEFVDRALEMYRREGQR from the coding sequence ATGAGCGGGGAGCTCTTCGGGCCCATCTTCGTCCCGGAGCGCTTCCGCGAGGCGGTCTCGGGAGGGGCGTGGCTGCGGGCGATGCTGGAGGCGGAGGGGGCGCTAGCCCGGGCCGGGGCGCGGGCCGGGGTGGTCCCGCCGGAGGCCGCGGAGGAGATCTCCCGCCGCTGCAGGGAACTGGAGCTCGACCCGGAGGAGCTCGGGGAGCGGGGCCGGGCAGCGGGGAACCCCGTCCCGGCGCTGGTGAAGGAGCTCACCGCCGCGGTCCCCGGCGAGGCCGCCCGCCACGTCCACAGGGGCGCGACGAGCCAGGACATCACCGACACCGCCGCCATGCTGATCTCGCGGGAGGCGCTGGGCCTGATCCTGCGGGAGCTCGACGGGGTCTGCGCCGCGTGCGCCCGCCTCGCGGAGGAGCACCGCGAGACCCTCGTGGCGGGGCGCACGCTGCTGCAGCAGGCGCTCCCCACGACCTTCGGCCTGAAGGCCGCCGGGTGGCTCGTCGCCGCCCTCGAGGCCCGCAGGGTTCTCCGGGAGGCGAGGGAGAGGGGGCTCGCGGCCCAGCTCGGCGGGGCGGCCGGGACGCTCGCCTCTCTGGGGGAGAGGGGGACGCGGGTGCTGCGGGAGTACGCCCGGCTGCTCGCGCTGCCCGAGCCCGCCCTGCCGTGGCACGCGGCAAGGTTCAGGGTGGCGGAGCTCGGCGGGGCGCTCGCCCTCGCCGCCGGGACCCTGCACAAGGTGGCGCTCGACGTCATCCTCATGGCCCAGACCGAGGTGGGGGAGGCGGCGGAGCCCTCGGGAGGCGGGCGTGGCGGCTCCTCCACCCTGCCGCACAAGCGGAACCCGATCCTCTCGGTGGTCGCCTCGGCGAACGCCCGGCGGGTACAGGATCTGGCCCGCACCCTCTACGGCTCGCTGGCCCAGGAGCACGAGCGGGCCGCCGGGGCCTGGCACGCCGAGTGGGAGGCCCTCTCGGGCGCCCTGGCCCTCACGGGCGGGGCCGCCGCCGCGGTGCGCGAGGCCCTGGAGGGGCTGGAGGTCCGTCCCGGGAGGATGGCCGAGAACCTGGCGGTCACGGAGGGTTTGATCCTGGCGGAGAACGTGACCACGCTGGCCGCGGAGCGGCTGGGGAGGCTGGAGGCCCACGAGCTGGTCGAGGCCGCCTGCCGGCGGGTCGCGGAGGGCGGGGGGACGCTGCGCGAGGAGATCCTGGCGGAGCCCCGGCTGCGGGAGGCGCTCTCGGAGGAGGAGATCGAAGGGGCCCTCGACCCGGCGCGCTACCTGGGGGCGGCGGACGAGTTCGTGGACCGGGCGCTAGAGATGTACCGGAGGGAGGGACAGCGATGA
- the pcaG gene encoding protocatechuate 3,4-dioxygenase subunit alpha: MGRQREELRLTPSQTVGPYLSLGLLREDWTHLVPPDHPRAIRIEGTLYDGAGEPVTDGLVEIWQAAPSGRYDHPADDREELPLEEGFHGFGRSGTEDGGRFSFVTLKPGPVPGPDGATQAPHIMVAVFARGLLKQLITRIYFEDEPEANAEDPVLRSIGDERLRKTLIAGREGESRYRFDIRLQGEGQTAFFKLSP, from the coding sequence ATGGGGCGCCAGAGAGAGGAGCTCCGGCTCACCCCCTCGCAGACCGTCGGCCCCTACCTGAGCCTGGGGCTTCTGCGCGAGGACTGGACGCACCTCGTCCCCCCGGATCACCCGCGGGCCATAAGGATAGAGGGCACCCTCTACGACGGCGCGGGGGAGCCGGTTACCGACGGGCTGGTGGAGATCTGGCAGGCAGCCCCCTCCGGGCGCTACGACCACCCGGCCGACGACCGGGAGGAGCTGCCCCTGGAGGAGGGCTTCCACGGCTTCGGGAGGAGCGGCACCGAGGACGGGGGGCGCTTCTCGTTCGTCACGCTCAAGCCCGGCCCCGTCCCCGGGCCGGACGGGGCCACCCAGGCGCCGCACATCATGGTCGCGGTCTTCGCCCGGGGGCTCCTGAAGCAGCTCATAACCCGCATCTACTTCGAGGACGAGCCCGAGGCCAACGCCGAAGACCCGGTGCTCCGCTCCATCGGGGACGAGCGCCTCAGGAAGACCCTCATCGCCGGCAGGGAGGGCGAGAGCCGCTACCGCTTCGACATCCGCCTGCAGGGCGAGGGGCAGACGGCCTTCTTCAAGCTCTCCCCATGA
- the pcaH gene encoding protocatechuate 3,4-dioxygenase subunit beta yields the protein MQHEPAQERRGILVPQEDELEQPPYLYPDYVGTRLRAPKEPLIILPKTLSDITGPIYGHHRPGELDNDLTRQHEGEPQGQKIIVHGRVLDGDGRPVRNTLVEIWQANAAGRYRHKVDQHPAPIDPNFSGAGRTLTDDDGYYRFVTIKPGAYPWQNHYNAWRPAHIHFSLFGRAFRSRLVTQMYFPGDPLFFQDPIFQSVRDEKARRRMISSFDLEATIPEEALGFRFDIVLEGRDATPFERPHA from the coding sequence GTGCAGCACGAACCCGCGCAGGAGCGGCGAGGGATCCTCGTCCCGCAGGAGGACGAGCTGGAGCAGCCGCCCTACCTCTACCCCGACTACGTCGGGACGCGCCTGAGGGCGCCCAAAGAACCCCTGATCATCCTGCCCAAGACCCTCTCGGACATCACGGGCCCAATCTACGGGCACCACAGGCCGGGCGAGCTCGACAACGACCTCACCCGCCAGCACGAGGGCGAGCCGCAGGGGCAGAAGATCATCGTGCACGGCAGGGTCCTGGACGGCGACGGGCGCCCGGTCAGGAACACCCTCGTCGAGATCTGGCAGGCCAACGCTGCCGGGCGCTACCGGCACAAGGTCGACCAGCACCCCGCCCCCATAGACCCCAACTTCAGCGGGGCGGGCAGGACGCTCACCGACGATGACGGCTACTACCGCTTCGTCACCATAAAGCCCGGGGCCTACCCCTGGCAGAACCACTACAACGCCTGGCGCCCGGCGCACATCCACTTCTCCCTCTTCGGGAGGGCGTTCAGGAGCCGGCTGGTGACCCAGATGTACTTCCCCGGCGACCCGCTCTTCTTCCAGGACCCCATCTTCCAGTCGGTGCGCGACGAGAAGGCCCGCCGGCGCATGATCTCCTCGTTCGACCTGGAGGCCACCATCCCGGAGGAGGCCCTGGGCTTCCGCTTCGATATCGTGCTCGAGGGCCGGGACGCTACCCCCTTCGAGAGGCCGCACGCGTGA
- a CDS encoding thiolase family protein: MKEAWIVGAVRTPIGRHGGSLSPVRPDDLGALVLEALMERSGVPPSEVEDVYFGCANQAGEDNRNVARMSLLLAGFPESVGGATVNRLCGSGLEAVAEAARAIMLGEAHVYVGGGVESMSRAPWVVPKPERAYPTGHTTMYDTTLGWRLTNPRMEALGHTDSLGMTAENLVQERFKLTAEEQRPEELADDYDISREKQDRFALRSHQKAVAAQDAKRFRDEIVPVPVKTRKEERLVEADEGPRRDTSLEKLARLKPVFKRGGTVTAGNSSPLNDGAAAVLVVSRDYAEAHGLEPLARIRSIGVAGVPPRVMGIGPVPATQKALERAGVTLDDVGLVELNEAFAAQSLAVLYEWGMDPEDERLNPNGGAIALGHPLGCSGARILTTLVHEMRRREEVELGLATMCIGVGQGIAMVVEKVD; encoded by the coding sequence GTGAAGGAGGCCTGGATCGTGGGGGCGGTGAGGACCCCCATCGGCCGGCACGGGGGTTCTTTGAGCCCGGTGCGGCCCGACGACCTGGGCGCTCTGGTGCTGGAGGCGCTCATGGAGCGCAGCGGCGTGCCCCCCTCCGAGGTGGAGGACGTCTACTTCGGGTGCGCCAACCAGGCCGGGGAGGACAACCGCAACGTGGCGAGGATGAGCCTGCTGCTCGCGGGCTTCCCCGAGAGCGTCGGCGGCGCCACGGTGAACAGGCTGTGCGGCTCGGGGCTGGAGGCGGTGGCCGAGGCCGCGCGCGCCATCATGCTCGGCGAGGCCCACGTCTACGTGGGCGGAGGGGTGGAGTCGATGAGCCGGGCGCCGTGGGTGGTGCCCAAGCCCGAGCGCGCCTACCCCACCGGGCACACGACGATGTACGACACCACCCTGGGCTGGCGCCTCACCAACCCCAGGATGGAGGCGTTGGGCCACACCGACTCTTTGGGGATGACCGCCGAGAACCTGGTGCAGGAGCGCTTCAAGCTCACCGCCGAGGAGCAGAGGCCCGAGGAGCTGGCCGACGACTACGACATCTCGCGCGAGAAGCAGGACCGCTTCGCCCTGAGAAGCCACCAGAAGGCGGTGGCCGCCCAGGACGCCAAGCGCTTCCGGGACGAGATCGTGCCGGTGCCGGTGAAGACCCGCAAGGAGGAGCGGCTCGTCGAGGCCGACGAGGGCCCGAGGCGCGACACCTCCCTCGAGAAGCTCGCCAGGCTCAAGCCTGTCTTCAAGCGGGGCGGCACGGTGACGGCGGGCAACTCCTCGCCCCTCAACGACGGCGCTGCGGCGGTGCTGGTCGTCTCGAGGGACTACGCCGAGGCGCACGGGCTCGAGCCCCTGGCGCGGATAAGGAGCATAGGGGTTGCCGGGGTGCCGCCGAGGGTGATGGGCATAGGGCCCGTGCCCGCCACGCAGAAGGCCCTCGAGCGGGCCGGGGTCACGCTCGATGACGTGGGCCTCGTCGAGCTCAACGAGGCGTTCGCGGCGCAGAGCCTGGCGGTGCTCTACGAGTGGGGCATGGACCCCGAGGACGAGCGGCTGAACCCCAACGGAGGGGCCATAGCGCTCGGGCATCCCCTGGGTTGCTCGGGCGCGAGGATCCTCACCACCCTCGTGCACGAGATGCGGCGCCGGGAAGAGGTGGAGCTGGGGCTTGCCACCATGTGCATAGGGGTTGGGCAGGGCATCGCCATGGTCGTCGAGAAGGTGGACTAG